A genomic window from Vitis riparia cultivar Riparia Gloire de Montpellier isolate 1030 chromosome 18, EGFV_Vit.rip_1.0, whole genome shotgun sequence includes:
- the LOC117905499 gene encoding uncharacterized protein LOC117905499, with protein MTIIVNVIVTVTVIISVAVIVNIIVIVTITVTVCVIVTITITVTATVTIIITVSITFTVTDTITIIVIVTVTVTITVTVTITIIVTDTLTVTITVTITINVIVPISIIVTVTVTVTVIITIIVTVTITMTSIVIVTITITMTITVTVTMTISIIVSVIVMVMVTVTITVTIMVTITVIVTVTINVTITASVTVTVTITITVIVIVTIIVPVTLTVIVIVTIAVTVTVTDIVTITFTFTVIITVTVTLTIIVTITIIVIVTIIVTVTVTITVTITVTVIVTITIVVTVTITVRVTVTVTITVTITITVTITVIVIITITIIVIVIVTMTVTVVVTIKVIITVTVTVSVTVIVTIIVTVIVIIM; from the coding sequence ATGACCATTATCGTCAATGTTATTGTCACTGTCACCGTCATCATTTCTGTGGCTGTTATTGTTAACATTATTGTTATcgttaccatcaccgttaccgttTGTGTAATCgttaccattaccatcaccgttACTGCCACCGTCACCATTATTATCACTGTTTCAATTACCTTTACCGTTACTGATACAATTACCATCATCGTTATTGTTACTGTTACCGTTACTattaccgtcaccgttaccattaccattaTCGTTACTGATACACTTACTGTTACCATTACCGTCACTATTACCATTAACGTCATTGTCCCCATTAGCATTATTGTTACTGTCACCGTCACCGTTACTGTTATCATCACCATAATTGTTACCGTGACCATTACCATGACAAGTATAGTTATCGTCACCATTACTATCACCATGACCATCACTGTTACCGTCACTATGACCATCTCCATCATCGTTAGCGTAATCGTCATGGTCATGGTCACGGTCACCATTACTGTAACCATCATGGTCACAATCACCGTCATTGTCACAGTGACAATCAATGTTACAATCACTGCTAGtgtcaccgttaccgttaccattaccattaccGTTATCGTTATCGTCACCATTATTGTCCCTGTTACTCTCACCGTTATCGTTATTGTTACCATCGCCGTTACTGTCACCGTTACCGATATTGTTACTATCACCTTCACCTTCACCGTTATCattaccgttaccgttaccCTTACCATTATCGTAACCATTACTATCATCGTTATTGTCACCATCATcgttaccgtcaccgttaccattactGTCACTATTACCGTTACCGTTATTGTAACCATTACTATCGTCGTTACTGTCACCATCACCGTTAGAGTTACCGTTACagttaccattaccgttacaATTACCATTACCGTCACTATAACCGTTATAGTTATCATCACCATTACCATTATTGTCATAGTTATAGTCACCATGACTGTCACCGTTGTAGTCACCATTAAAGTCATCATAACCGTTACCGTAACCGTTTCTGTCACTGTTATTGTGACTATTATCGTTACTGTTATTGTCATCATTATGTGA
- the LOC117905497 gene encoding N66 matrix protein-like: MVTVTVTVTVTVIVTITMMNNDDGKNDNNDIYNSDGKGDGDYNGDDDSNGIYNSDGKGDGDYKGDSNCNSNGNCGGDYKDDSNGYNNSNVYDIGNCDSNGNGAGNGDGDSNDDNNSYDNGKGNGNNNSEGDSNSIGNGDSKGDSNDNGSDESNEDSNSDDKGNGYDNDNGNGNGSGNGDSSGDCNINGHCEDYGDDDDDCDRDGYSNGDLDSDEDGYSYGNDDRHDHSDGNNDGHGDGNGDNNCTCHDNGHGNSNGDDNGNGNGNSDDESNDNGNGGQ; the protein is encoded by the coding sequence ATGGTAACGGTGACAGTGACGGTGACAGTGACAGTAATTGTGACGATAACGATGATGAATAACGATGACGGTAAAAATGACAATAACGATATCTATAATAGTGACGGTAAAGGTGACGGTGACTATAACGGTGACGATGACAGTAACGGTATCTATAATAGTGACGGTAAAGGTGACGGTGACTATAAAGGTGACAGTAACTGTAATAGTAACGGTAACTGTGGCGGTGACTAtaaagatgacagtaatggttATAATAACAGTAACGTTTATGATATTGGTAACTGTGACAGTAATGGTAACGGTGCCGGTAACGGTGATGGTGACAGTAACGATGACAATAACAGTTACGATAATGGTAAAGGTAACGGTAACAATAACAGTGAAGGTGACAGTAATAGTATCGGTAATGGTGATAGTAAAGGTGATAGTAACGATAACGGTAGCGATGAGAGTAACGAGGATAGTAATAGTGACGATAAGGGTAACGGTTATGACAACGataacggtaatggtaacggtaGTGGCAACGGTGACAGTAGCGGTGATTGTAATATTAATGGTCACTGTGAAGATTACGGTGACGATGACGATGATTGTGACCGTGACGGTTATAGTAATGGTGATCTTGACAGTGACGAGGACGGTTACAGTTACGGTAACGATGATCGACATGATCACAGTGACGGTAACAATGATGGTCACggtgatggtaatggtgacAATAATTGTACTTGTCACGATAACGGTCACGGTAACAGTAATGGTGATGATAAcggtaacggtaatggtaacaGTGACGATGAGAGTAATGATAATGGTAACGGGGGGCAGTGA
- the LOC117905498 gene encoding hyphally regulated cell wall protein 3-like, which produces MTVTITKTIRVTIMLTVAIKVTVMVTMKVTVTISVMVTVTMMITVRVTGTATVIVSVIITAMVTVMTTVTIMVTVTMMVAVTITLVVTVTMMVIVTVTITLTVIVTVTVMVTVTVMDTVTVTVTMMTTVTVMVTITDGDSDTNGNGECINNGDVNGNGDGNDNSNGNGDDNCESNGHDNSVGNCNDDGNSDRNGADNGDLNGDGNGDGGRNDDSNNYGNGYGNNDDNGNSNGDSHINGYNNGDGDGDGNSNSKSYDNGDGSSNGHGNNNGNVKDNDDGNSDGNGNGNGDGDDDAVPVMVLETVTVMGTIIVIVMLKIMVTVTMTETATVTVTVTVMMMVTVTVTVTIMVTVTVTITWR; this is translated from the exons ATGACGGTAACAATAACGAAAACGATAAGGGTAACGATAATGCTAACGGTGGCAATAAAAGTGACAGTAATGGTAACAATGAAGGTGACAGTAACAATATCGGTAATGGTGACAGTAACGATGATGATAACGGTGAGAGTAACGGGGACGGCAACGGTGATAGTATCGGTGATAATAACGGCAATGGTAACGGTTATGACAACGGTAACGATAATGGTAACAGTAACAATGATGGTAGCTGTGACTATAACATTGGTGGTCACCGTGACAATGATGGTGATCGTGACCGTGACGATTACACTAACAGTGATCGTGACCGTGACGGTTatggtaacggtaacggtgatgGATACGGTCACAGTGACAGTAACGATGATGACCACAGTGACGGTAATGGTGACGATAAcg GACGGTGATAGTGACACTAATGGTAACGGTGAGTGTATCAATAACGGTGACGTTAAcggtaatggtgatggtaacgataacagtaacggtaacggtgatgATAACTGTGAAAGTAATGGTCACGATAACAGTGTCGGTAACTGTAACGATGACGGTAACAGTGACAGAAACGGTGCTGATAATGGTGATTTAAATGGCGACGGTAATGGTGACGGAGGTCGTAACGATGACAGTAACAATTACGGTAACGGTTACGGTAACAATGACGATAACGGTAACAGTAACGGTGACAGTCACATTAACGGTTACAATAATGGTGACGGTGATGGTGACGGTAATAGTAACAGTAAGAGTTACGATAATGGTGACGGTAGCAGTAACGGTCATGGTAACAATAACGGTAATGTTAAAGATAATGATGACGGTAATAGTGACGGAAACGGCAACGGTAATGGTGACGGTGACGATGATGCGGTACCAGTAATGGTATTGGAAACAGTAACGGTAATGGGGacaataatagtaatagtaatgtTAAAGATAATGGTGACGGTAACAATGACAGAAACGGCAACAGTAACGGTGACGGTGACGGTAATGATGATGGTTACGGTAACGGTTACAGTAACAATAATGGTAACGGTGACTGTGACAATAACG TGGCGGTAA